The Nocardioides ginsengisegetis region GGTCGCCGTCGGCCAGTCTCTCGGGCACGGTGAACAGGTTGAAGGCACGCGGGTCCGTGACGCCGGCCAGCTCGTCCCACGTCATCGGCGTGGACACGGGCGCGCCGGGGATCGGCCTCAGCGAGTAGGCCGAGGCGATGGTGCGGTCGCGGCAGTTCTGGTTGAAGTCGACGAAGATGCGCTCGCCTCGCTCCTCCTTCCACCAGGCCGTGGTGACGCCGGGGTCGCGTTGCTCGAGCGCCCGGCCGAAGCCGATCGCGGCGTGCCGCACGTCGGCGAAGTCCCACTCCGGCTTGATCCGGACGAAGACGTGGATGCCGCGGTTGCCCGACGTCTTGGGGTAGCCGGTGATGCCGAGCTCCTCGAGCAGCTCCCGCGCCACGCCGGCCACGCGGACGGCGTCGGTGAAGGACGTCCCGGGCTGGGGGTCCAGGTCGATGCGGAGCTCGTCGGGGCGGTCGACGTCGGAGCGACGTACGGGCCAGGGGTGGAAGGTGAGCGTGCCCATGTGCGCGCACCAGACGGGCACCGCGATCTCGGTCGGGCAGATCTCGTCGGCGGTGCGCCCCGAGGGGAAGGTCACCTCGACGGACTCGAGGTAGTCGGGAGCCCCCTGGGGGACGCGCTTCTGGTAGAACGCGTCGGCGCCCTTGTCCATCGGGCCGGTGGCCAGCTTCATGCCCGGCCGGACCCCGGACGTCCAGCGCTCGAGCGCCGTCGGCCGGTCGCGGAGCGCGCGCATCAGGCCGTCGCCGACGGAGGCGAAGTACTCCGCCACCATCAGCTTGGTGACCCCGGGCGTCGTGTCGGTGGCCTCGTAGATCACCCGGTCGGGGCTGGAGACGCGGACCGCGCGTCCCCCCGCGTCGACCTCCGCTGCGGCAGCTTTCGGCATGGGGACACGCTAGCCGGGTCAGAGCAGGGAGTTGGGCCGGAACGTGGGTCGCCGGTCCTCGTCCTCCTTCGCCGGGCGGACGAACTCGAAGCCCGCGGTGGTCACGATCTGCCAGTGCGGGTCGGCACCGCGCAGGGCCAGCAGCGACTCGGCGCAGGCCACGTGCAGCGGCGGCGCGTGGAAGGCGTTGCGGCCGACCTCGTCCGGCGTGCCGACGAAGGCGATCGGCCGGCCGAGCGACTGGCCGCACCCGCCGCAGATCCGCGACAGCGCGCACTGGGTGACCCGCCGGCCGTCCAGCGTGGCCAGCGACCCGGCCCAGGCGAACGGCAGCTGGGTCACGGTCACGAGGCCTCCCGCGACGAGCCCCGCGACCAGCCGCCGAGCTCCTTGCGGCGTACGGGCCTCTCGGCGTCGGTCTTGCGCGAGCGGTCCACGGACGGCGAGGGCGGCTCGGGCTGGTCGCTGCCGGTCATGCCGTTGGGCAGCGACAGCTTCATGATCGTGCGCAGGGCCTGGCCGTACTGCCGGTGCAGCGGGCCGGTCGTGTAGGGGATGTCGTACTTCTCGCAGAGCGCCCGGACCTTGACCGCGATCTCGGGGTAGCGGTTGCTCGGCAGGTCGGGGAAGAGGTGGTGCTCGATCTGGAAGCCGAGGCTGCCGCTCAGGATGTGCAGCGCCGTGCCGCCCTCGAAGTTGGCCGAGCCGAGCATCTGGCGGAGGTACCACTCCGCGCGGGTCTCGTCCTCGAGCTCCTCCTCGGTGAAGTGCAGCGCCCCGTCGGGGAAGTGGCCGCAGAAGATGATCATGTAGGACCACAGGTTGCGCGCGAGGTTGGCGGTCGCATTGGCCTTGAGCGTGGACTTCCACTGCGGACCGGACAGCGCCGGGTAGACGACGTAGTCCTTGAGGATCTGGTTGCGGCCCTTGCGCGCGATCTGGCGCAGCTGCCGCTTCATCTCCTTCGGGTCCTTCCTGCCCTTGCGGATCGCCTCGAGGTCGAGGTCGTGGAGCGCGACGCCCCACTGGAACAGCCCGGCGAGCAGCGCGTTGTAGACCGGCTGGCCGAGGTTGGCGGGGTGCCACTTCTGCTCGCGCGCCATCCGCAGGATGCCGTAGCCGATGTCGTTGTCGTGGCCGAGCACGTTGGTGAACTGGTGGTGGACGTAGTTGTGCGAGTGCTTCCACTGCTCGGCCGGCTGGGCGGTGTCCCACTCCCAGTTGCTGGAGTGGATCTCGGGGTCGTTCATCCAGTCCCACTGGCCGTGCATGACGTTGTGGCCGATCTCCATGTTCTCGAGGATCTTGGCCACGCCGAGCAGGGTGGCGCCGGTCGCGAGGGCCGCCTTGCGGGTGCGGCGGGACTGCGTGCCGGCCATCAGCGTGACCCGGCCCGCGGCCGCGAGCCCGCGCTGGAGCTTGATGATCCGGTTGATGTACGCCGCGTCGGCGGCGCCGCGCGACTCCTCGACCTCGGCCCGGATCGCATCGAGCTCCCGGCCGAGCTGCTCGACCTCGTCGTCGGTGAGGTGGGTGTACTCCTGGACGTCTGCGATGGCCATGTGTCGCCTTTCGGTGGTTGAGGAGGTTGCGCTGGCAACCGTCTCGAAACTCAGATGTCGAGGGTGCAGTCGCCGACGGCGGCGGTGACGCAGGTCTGCACCTGTTCGTTGGGCTGGTCGTACTCGTCGCCGTTGCGCAGGTCGCGGACCCGGCCGGAGACGAGGGTGAGCGTGCAGGTGTGGCAGATGCCCATCCGGCAGCCGTAGGGCATCCCGACGCCGGCCTGCTCCCCCGCCTCGAGGACGGTGGTGGCGCCGTCGACGTCGACGCTCTTGCCGGAGTTGCGGAAGGTGACGGTGCCGCCCTCGCCGCCGTCGCCGCCGAGCTCGAGGGAGAACCGCTCGAGGTGCAGCCGATCCTCCAGCCCGGCCTCCTCGAAGTGCTCGTGGATCGCGTCGAGCATGGGGCCGGGGCCGCAGGCCCAGGTGTCGCGGTCGCGCCAGTCGGGGCAGATCGCGTCGAGCTTGCCCATCTCGAGCATGCCGTCGGTGTCGGTGTGCAGCCGGTGCACGGCCAGGCGCGGGTGCCGCTCCTCGAGGGCCGCCAGCTCGTCGCGGAAGATCATCCGCTCCGGGGTCGGTGAGGAGTAGTGCAGGACGACGTCCGGCATCGAGCCTCGCCGGTCGAGGGTGCGCAGCATCGCCATCACGGGCGTGATCCCGCTGCCGCCCACGAGGAAGAGCATCCGGGCGGGGGGCGGGTCGGGCAGCACGAAGTCGCCCTCGGGCAGGGCCAGCCGCACGATGGTGCCCGGCGCGAGGCCGTTGACCAGGTGGGCGGAGAGCTTGCCCTCCGGCATCGCCCGCACGGTGATCGAGATGGTCCGGCCGCGGCGGCGCGGTGGCGAGCTCACGGAGTAGGAGCGCCACTGGAAGCGGCCCTCGACCTGGACCCCGATGCCGACGTACTGGCCGGGGCGGTGGTCGTAGCGCCAGCCCCACCCGGGGCGGATCACCAGGGTGGCGGCGTCCTCGGTCTCGGGGATGACCTCCTCGACCCGGCCGCGCAGCTCGCGGGCGCTCCACAGCGGGTTGACCAGGCGCAGGTAGTCGTCGGGGTGCAGCGGCGTGGTCAGCTTGGAGCCGGCCTCGCGGACCTTCTGCCACGAGATCGTGCCTGTCGCCATGCGTTCCCCCTGCTGTGGTTGCCCGGAACTGCTCAGTGAACACTTGTCTACTGAGATGGTCAACCCTCCCCACGGGTGAGACGCGACTGGCACCATCGCCTCTCGTGAGCACCCCCGTGGTCCTGCTGGTGGTCGCCCTGGCCGTCGTGGCCGCGGGCGAGCTGGCCGCGCTCGTGACCGTCCTGGTGCTGTGGCGCCGGGTGACGCGGCGCGCCGTACGCCTCGAGCGGGAGCTGGACGAGCGCATCGAGCGCGACCTGGAGCGTGGCCGTCGGCGTCCCCGGCTCGCGCCGCCGCGGGTCCCGACCACCCGCGAGGCGGTGAAGGCGGTCTGGGAGACGGCGGCGCTGGTGCGCGAGAAGGGCGTGGGCGGGGCGCTGCGCAGCTCGGTCGAGGACCTCGCCGGGTGGGCACAGGTGGAGCGGCCCGACCTGGTCCGGCTGGCCGCGGGCGACGGGTCGGTGACGGTCCTGTTCTCCGACATCGAGGGGTCGACCGCGCTCAACGAGGAGCTCGGGGACGAGGCGTGGATGCGGGTGCTGGAGCGGCACGACGCCGTCGTACGCCGCTGCGTGGCCGCCCGGGACGGGCACGTCATCAAGACCCAGGGCGACGGGTTCATGGTCGCGTTCGGGCCGGCGGCGGACGCGGTCGCCTGCGCGGTCGACGTGCAACGTGCGCTGGCCGGGCGGCGGAAGCGGCCGTTGGACCCCGACGTCCGCGTCCGGATCGGCATCCACCGCGGCGAGGCGGTGCGGCGCGAGAACGACCTCTTCGGCCGGAACGTCGCCTACGCAGCCCGCGTCGCCGGGCTCGCGCAGGGCGGCGAGATCCTGGTCAGCGAGGCCGTGGCCGCGGCCACGCCGGACCTGCCGGTCGTGGAGTCGCGCGAGGCGGAGCTGAAGGGGCTGGCCGGGGTGCACGCGGTGCACGTCGTGGCGTGGGACGACCCGGACCCGGCAGCCGTCACCGATCGGTAAGGGCTGGACCCTCGGTCTGCCTTGTCGGCGCGACTACCGTGGCGGCCATGGGCTACAACGTGGAGAAGACCGATGAGCAGTGGCGCGCCGAGCTCTCGCCGGAGGAGTACGCCGTGCTGCGCAAGGCCGGCACGGAGCGCGCGTTCACCGGTGAGTACACCGACACCGAGACCAAGGGCGTCTACGCCTGCAAGGCCTGCCAGGCCACGCTGTTCGAGTCGGACACGAAGTTCCACTCCGGCTGCGGGTGGCCGTCGTTCTACCAGCCGATGACCGACACGGTGGAGTACATCGAGGACACCTCCCACGGCATGAAGCGGGTCGAGGTCCGCTGCGCCAACTGCGGCTCGCACCTCGGCCACGTGTTCCCCGACGGCTACGGCACGCCCACCGGCGACCGCTACTGCATCAACTCGGTGAGCCTGACGCTCAAGCCCGCGGACTCCTGAGCTACCCGACCGGGACCAGCGCGGAGAGCACCGTGACGGTGCCGGTGCCGTAGCGGCGGTCGACGTACTGCTGGAGGGTGCCGTCGTCGTGGACGACCTCGACGGTCACGCCCGCGGGCGTGGTCGTGACGGTCAGCGTCCCCGGCAGTGGCTCGGCCTCGAGGCGGCGCTGGACGTCGGCGGCCTTGGGGTCGAGGGTGCCGTTGTCGCCCGGGAAGCCGGGCTCGTCGGTGTCGTCGGGTGCCATCGGGTCGTAGAGCGCGGCCGCGATCGCCTGCGTGACCGTCATCGACGAGCCGTCGAAGGTGCCGGTCAGCGCGAAGCTCCCCCACCGCACGTCGCCGGACCGCTCGAAGGCCTGGTGCTGCGACCAGTCCCAGTCGACGAGCGCCGGGCCCGAGCACTGCGGCGGCCAGGACTCCGCGACGGCGCCGAGGCAGACCACCGGCGAACCGGTGCCGGTGTCCATGACCGTGACCAGGTTGCGGGTCCGGACCGGGCCGTCGGCGGCCGGGATCGCGGTGGGCGGCCCGCTCGGGTCGCTCCCGGGGTCGTGCGCGACGGGGGTGCCACCGCCGCAGCCCGCCAGGGCGGCGAGCAGCACGGCGACGGCGGCGATCCGGATCAGCATGCGGGTGGGACGGGCGGCCGACCAGGAGGGTTCCGGCTCCCCTACGGCAGCCGACCCACCAGCTCGCCGACCTCGACCCGCGCACCGGTGTAGAACGGCACCTCCTCGCGAACGTGCCGGCGCGCCTCGGAGCCGCGCAGGTGCCGCATCAGGTCGACGATGCGGTAGAGCTCGTCGGCCTCGAAGGCCAGGATCCACTCGTAGTCGCCGAGCGAGAAGCTGGCGACGGTGTTGGCGCGGACGTCGGGGTAGTCGCGGGCCATCTTGCCGTGGTCGGCGAGCATGGTGCGGCGCTCGGACTCCTCGAGGAGGTACCACTCGTAGGAGCGCACGAAGGGGTAGACGCTGACGTGCCGCTTGGGCTCCTCGTCGCTGAGGAACGCCGGCACGTGGCTCTTGTTGAACTCCGCCGGGCGGTGCAGCGCCATCTGCGACCAGACGGGCGCGAGGCGCCGGCCGAACGCCGTACGGCGGAAGCGGTGGTAGGCGTCCTGCAGCTCCTCGGACGTGCTGGCGTGCCACCAGACCATGACGTCGGCGTCGGCGCGCAGGCCGGCGACGTCGTAGAGGCCGCGGGTGACGACGTCGGCCTCGGCGAGCTCGGCGAGGAGCTTCTCGACCTCGGCGCCCTCGGCGGTGCGGTCGGCGTCGCCGAGGTCACCGAAGACCTGCTCCAGCCGGAACACCGACCACATCGTGTAGCGGATGGAGTCGTTGATCTCGCGAACCTTGGCTGCCTTGCTGGTCATGCCCCCCATTGTGCCGCCCGCTCATGAGCGGCCGAAGCCCGCCTCCCGCGCCTTGATGATCGCCTCGGCCCGCCCGGCGGCGTGCAGCTTGGCGTAGATCGAGGAGACGGCGTTGCGCACGGTCTTGGAGGAGACGTAGAGCTCGCGGGCGATGGCGTCGTTGGAGCGGCCGGCGGCGAGCAGCTCGAGCACGCCGCGCTCGCGATCGGTGAGGTCCGGGAAGGCCACCTGCTCCGGCTCCCGGCGCCCCGCGAACAGCCCGGCCACCCGCCCGGCGAGGCTGGCCCCGAAGACCATCCCGCCCGCGTGCGCGGCCCGGATCGCGCCGTGCACCTCCTCGGCCCCCGACCCCTTGAGCAGGTAGCCGCTGGCGCCGGCACGGATCGCGCTGAGGACGGTGTCGTCGTCCTCGGTCATCGTCAGCATCACGACCCGGACGCCCGGGTGCCGCGCGGTGACGCGCCGGGTCGCCTCGATGCCGTCGAGCTCGGGCATCTGGATGTCCATGACGACGACGTCGGGTGCGACCTCCGCGACGACGTGCAGCACGTCGCGGCCGTCCGCGGCGGTCCCCACGACCTCGGTGTCGTCGAGGGCGCCGAGCAGCGCGACGAGCCCGTCGCGGACGATCTGGTGGTCGTCGGCGACGACGACGCGGATGGGCTGGGTCATGCGGGCTCCCCCACGTCGGTGAGGCGCGTGGGCAGCCACGCGCGGACGGTCGTGCCACCCCGGGGCGGACACGTGACTTCGCTGCGGCCACCCAGCTCGGCGGCCCGCTCTCGGAGGCCGACCAGGCCCACGCCGGCCTGGGCCTCGGCCGGGATGCCGCGTCCGTCGTCGGCGACCTCGACGACCAGGTGGCCGTCCTCGAGGGCGAGCCCGACACGCGCCCGGGTGGCGTCGGCGTGCCGGACCACGTTGGTCAGCGCCTCCGCGGCGATGCGGTAGGCCGCGACCTCGACGGCCGCGGGCAGGGTGCCGACCGACCCGTCGACCTCGGAGTCGATCTGGACCGGCACCCCCAGCGACTCGGCGAGCTGCCCGAGGGCGCCGACCAGGCCGCGGTCGTCCAGGGCCGGCGGGCGGAGCTCGTGGACCAGCCGCCGCACGTCGGCGACGACCTCCTTGACGTGGTCGCTGGTGGCGGCGAGGTGGCCCTTCGCGGCCTCGGGGTCGCGGTCGACCAGCAGTCGCGCGGACTCGACCCGGAACACCACCCCGGACAGCGCCGGACCGAGCCCGTCGTGCAGGTCGCGGCGGATCCGGCGGCGCTCCTCCTCCCGGGCCACGACGAGGCGTTCGCGGCTGTCCTGCAGCTCGTCGGCCATCCGGCTGGAGCGGGCCGCGGTGGCCGCCTGCCGGACGAGGTCGCCCAGCAGCTGCTCGTCGCGGCGGGAGAGTCGGCTGCGCAGCCCGCGAGCCGGCAGGACGAGGCGGCCCACCGGTGCGTCGCGGTAGGTGATGGGCAGCGTGCGGGTCTCGGCCGGCGGCTCGCCGTACGTCGCGGTGAGGCGCTCGCCGCCGCTGCGGTCCACCTCGACCGAGACGTAGCCGACGCCGAACGCCGACGCGACGGCGCGGGCGACGGCGGCGAGCTGGCCGGCGCCCTCGTCCGCGGTCTCCAGCGTGGAGGCCAGGCCGGCGACGACGTCGTAGGGGTCGGCGCGGTCGCCGAGCATCAGCCGGCGCACGCCGCGGGAGAGGCGCTGGCGCAGTGGTCCGTAGAGGACGGCGGTCAGGAGCAGCACGGTGAGCACGACCTGCCGCTGACCGAGGGTGTCGCCGAGGGCCGCGGTCAGCAGGGCCAGGACCGCGAGGTCGGTGCCGACGAGCACGAGCGAGAGCAGGCCGTAGACCAGGGT contains the following coding sequences:
- a CDS encoding DNA polymerase domain-containing protein; this encodes MPKAAAAEVDAGGRAVRVSSPDRVIYEATDTTPGVTKLMVAEYFASVGDGLMRALRDRPTALERWTSGVRPGMKLATGPMDKGADAFYQKRVPQGAPDYLESVEVTFPSGRTADEICPTEIAVPVWCAHMGTLTFHPWPVRRSDVDRPDELRIDLDPQPGTSFTDAVRVAGVARELLEELGITGYPKTSGNRGIHVFVRIKPEWDFADVRHAAIGFGRALEQRDPGVTTAWWKEERGERIFVDFNQNCRDRTIASAYSLRPIPGAPVSTPMTWDELAGVTDPRAFNLFTVPERLADGDPWAGIDDVHHDLTPLLELWEELPGGELNYPPDYPKMPGEPPRVQPSKKVESHWDADGNRVEP
- a CDS encoding fatty acid desaturase family protein encodes the protein MAIADVQEYTHLTDDEVEQLGRELDAIRAEVEESRGAADAAYINRIIKLQRGLAAAGRVTLMAGTQSRRTRKAALATGATLLGVAKILENMEIGHNVMHGQWDWMNDPEIHSSNWEWDTAQPAEQWKHSHNYVHHQFTNVLGHDNDIGYGILRMAREQKWHPANLGQPVYNALLAGLFQWGVALHDLDLEAIRKGRKDPKEMKRQLRQIARKGRNQILKDYVVYPALSGPQWKSTLKANATANLARNLWSYMIIFCGHFPDGALHFTEEELEDETRAEWYLRQMLGSANFEGGTALHILSGSLGFQIEHHLFPDLPSNRYPEIAVKVRALCEKYDIPYTTGPLHRQYGQALRTIMKLSLPNGMTGSDQPEPPSPSVDRSRKTDAERPVRRKELGGWSRGSSREAS
- a CDS encoding ferredoxin reductase encodes the protein MATGTISWQKVREAGSKLTTPLHPDDYLRLVNPLWSARELRGRVEEVIPETEDAATLVIRPGWGWRYDHRPGQYVGIGVQVEGRFQWRSYSVSSPPRRRGRTISITVRAMPEGKLSAHLVNGLAPGTIVRLALPEGDFVLPDPPPARMLFLVGGSGITPVMAMLRTLDRRGSMPDVVLHYSSPTPERMIFRDELAALEERHPRLAVHRLHTDTDGMLEMGKLDAICPDWRDRDTWACGPGPMLDAIHEHFEEAGLEDRLHLERFSLELGGDGGEGGTVTFRNSGKSVDVDGATTVLEAGEQAGVGMPYGCRMGICHTCTLTLVSGRVRDLRNGDEYDQPNEQVQTCVTAAVGDCTLDI
- a CDS encoding adenylate/guanylate cyclase domain-containing protein; translated protein: MSTPVVLLVVALAVVAAGELAALVTVLVLWRRVTRRAVRLERELDERIERDLERGRRRPRLAPPRVPTTREAVKAVWETAALVREKGVGGALRSSVEDLAGWAQVERPDLVRLAAGDGSVTVLFSDIEGSTALNEELGDEAWMRVLERHDAVVRRCVAARDGHVIKTQGDGFMVAFGPAADAVACAVDVQRALAGRRKRPLDPDVRVRIGIHRGEAVRRENDLFGRNVAYAARVAGLAQGGEILVSEAVAAATPDLPVVESREAELKGLAGVHAVHVVAWDDPDPAAVTDR
- the msrB gene encoding peptide-methionine (R)-S-oxide reductase MsrB, with product MGYNVEKTDEQWRAELSPEEYAVLRKAGTERAFTGEYTDTETKGVYACKACQATLFESDTKFHSGCGWPSFYQPMTDTVEYIEDTSHGMKRVEVRCANCGSHLGHVFPDGYGTPTGDRYCINSVSLTLKPADS
- the hemQ gene encoding hydrogen peroxide-dependent heme synthase, with the translated sequence MGGMTSKAAKVREINDSIRYTMWSVFRLEQVFGDLGDADRTAEGAEVEKLLAELAEADVVTRGLYDVAGLRADADVMVWWHASTSEELQDAYHRFRRTAFGRRLAPVWSQMALHRPAEFNKSHVPAFLSDEEPKRHVSVYPFVRSYEWYLLEESERRTMLADHGKMARDYPDVRANTVASFSLGDYEWILAFEADELYRIVDLMRHLRGSEARRHVREEVPFYTGARVEVGELVGRLP
- a CDS encoding response regulator transcription factor, which encodes MTQPIRVVVADDHQIVRDGLVALLGALDDTEVVGTAADGRDVLHVVAEVAPDVVVMDIQMPELDGIEATRRVTARHPGVRVVMLTMTEDDDTVLSAIRAGASGYLLKGSGAEEVHGAIRAAHAGGMVFGASLAGRVAGLFAGRREPEQVAFPDLTDRERGVLELLAAGRSNDAIARELYVSSKTVRNAVSSIYAKLHAAGRAEAIIKAREAGFGRS
- a CDS encoding histidine kinase; this encodes MDIRGGLRRHGSVLVLPLLTGAGLVATVALDLGTPATGPGVELAPGYGWGYAVLGLLLAVLATVILLRDVRQRWGWTLAWLGVFWVLDALAQSYVRYGVGPGSALAGENLALWFLNRVGAFLPVTVAALLMIFPSGRFVAGWWGRVSRAALALMVLAALVVLVAPSGVRAPDVALPPGVDLDLWTVPLPPGVADRSTAVGVAVTVAGLLVAMASVVVRHRRSRGLERDQMRWLLWSVVAMAIVVGLGLLSDLRAVQDLVVFLVAALPAVAMTVAIVHPGVVPVEELVGRTLVYGLLSLVLVGTDLAVLALLTAALGDTLGQRQVVLTVLLLTAVLYGPLRQRLSRGVRRLMLGDRADPYDVVAGLASTLETADEGAGQLAAVARAVASAFGVGYVSVEVDRSGGERLTATYGEPPAETRTLPITYRDAPVGRLVLPARGLRSRLSRRDEQLLGDLVRQAATAARSSRMADELQDSRERLVVAREEERRRIRRDLHDGLGPALSGVVFRVESARLLVDRDPEAAKGHLAATSDHVKEVVADVRRLVHELRPPALDDRGLVGALGQLAESLGVPVQIDSEVDGSVGTLPAAVEVAAYRIAAEALTNVVRHADATRARVGLALEDGHLVVEVADDGRGIPAEAQAGVGLVGLRERAAELGGRSEVTCPPRGGTTVRAWLPTRLTDVGEPA